The stretch of DNA tatgaaacttTAAGGAGCATCAAATGTACATACATTACCTGAGGTTCTTCAACCCCCACCACAGACAATAAAAGTACTTATTGAAAAACTCAGTAGATGCGACGTGGCTCGTTATGGCATCAGCATAAATACCAAAAGGATATAGGTTAGAGTTTGGGTCGCATTTATTTGTGACATTACTCGACTGAAACCAATATCTTCGCTCATTATCTGAAACTCGTTTACAGTCAAAGAATTTGAATTGGCAAGAACTCTGTTCAAGCCTGCAGGCCTGCTTCCAACAATCTTCTAGCCTCTCGATTGAGAGAAGATACCAGCATGCCCCTATAACCTTTTATTTTAGCGAAGAATAATGTTAGTTAGATCAACAAATTAACAATTTGTCAGTTCGAGTTCAAAAATTGTTTCACAAAGTTCTGGTTTACTTACGTGGCTTGCTAAGATGTAAAGAATCAAGTTATAAGCAGCTCCAGCCCATGCTGCTTGTGTGACAACACCAGTAGCCTTGACGATTTGCGATGAAAGTGGATATACAAGGCATAATCTCGGAATGTACTGAAATATGATAATGAACCTAAGGGCGTTTTTTGTGTTCATCATCGTTGATCCCCTCAAATTCGGGATAACACCCCATATCAAAATCTGCAATTGGACCAAGTTATAATACTTTCATCATCATAATTACATTAACAAAATCAATTAAATCGGTTTTTCCTAACCTGGGGAAGAGGCAGAGCTGCAATCAAATCGAGCCAAAAACCTCCCTGAAAGTACCTAGACGCTATTTTTGAAGAGTCGATCACTAGTTCTCCCCTTCCAAATACTCGGGAAGAAGGAGCCACATACGAAGTTCGAAAACGTATGAAAATTTGAATCGTATAAAAGATATCCGCTATTGATCTTATGACAGTAAGGAATAACTTCAAGAGTAAATCCAATATCTATGCAACTTTCAGGCTTTATTACAGGCAAGTAAAAGAATAGAGGATCAACAAATAAAGATACTAAACAAGCTACCAAGAAAATCTTGTTCCATCTATGAATCGTAGGTCCTCGGGGATCTAATAACTTTTTCTTCATACGCTCATAATCCTCTGAGAAGACTCGTGACAACACTCTAGATTTCCTGTTTCTGTCAGCCTCGTTTTCACAATTCTTGGAGTTCAAATCGAGTGTTCGCGTTCCATGAATATTGTACCTCACTTTAACTACATTTTCACCCTTCGATGTTGAGACCATTTCTAATTCAGAATCGTCATGGACTCTGAGCAACAATTCACAAACTCTTATATCATTTTCAATAACACAAATAAACAAAAAGATCAAATTCTGCATATACTCAGTCAAAATTTAGATGGAATTTATGCGGACACACCTTATAGATCTCGAATGACTAAAAGCCATGGCGATTGATCAAGAAAACCCGCCTGTTTGCTACGGTGAAAATAACTGCTCCATCTGAAACCAAACCTCGAAAACATCAGGAAACAGGTGAACTAAAATTTTCTGATAAAGGATTCATGGCtgcaagcaaaaaaaaaaaaaagcacaaCAGCGGTCTTTCAATTCATAAGAACTATGTGAAGAAATTAATTGATGTGCCCAACTTTGGATACAAAGAATCAGACCCTCCATTAGTTTTTCTTTTTCAGACAAAAAGAAGTCAAACCCGTGACTAATCCTTTGATTTTGTCGCCAATCCTGTCAATTCTTTTAGACAGCTCAACTCTAATGTCAACGTTTCAGATTTCACGTTTTCTTCGCGTTGGAACCAGTCAacactataaaaatattatttcttcaGTATTTTCAACCAAATTCATAGACAAGGGCACAGCCAAGAAACATTGGACTGAAAGGATGAGAAATTTTACATCACGATTTAAATCCTTTTTCGTCAAATCTTTCTCGCTACACCTACGTATCAGTTTGAACCCACAAAATATAAGAGCCAAAAATCAAGAAACAGAGAAAAAGGTTATTCTTTACCAGCAATCTAAGTAATTTACAGCATAACAGTGAAAATAACATGAACAGCTCCTAAAAATAcgaatttaaaacaaaaaaactaAATGCTAGTAATGCAATGAACAAAGCATTTTTTAAAAGAGAAAGTGTAAATTACAAACATTTTGGTAAGCAAAAGCTCCTCGGGTTTGTAAATACTTCAGTCAACTTTCATCCTCTCCCTCGCTCCTTTCAAATCTTCTCTGTAAACTGTGaaacagattttttttttttttaaaaaaaagagaacTCGACGTAGAAAACGAAAACAAAAAAGGATTCGATAAGACAGAGAACGAGACTGAAAACAAGGAGAAATGGCGAGTTAATTTAGCTTATTAATTCCAACGGGGTCTCCATCTTTCCTTGTTCTTGTCACCCCAAAAGTCAGTTATGCTTGAAATATTGAATTAGTCAGTTGGGTAAACTGCAGTGTGGCCCCATAAACTCTTTGAAATTACTCATCGATATTAtgaataagttttttttttttttttatatatatttgtttatgTATTTTGGTTTTATATATTTGATTTTGAGATTTCAATAATATGTATTATGGaactttaatattatttttctacTATCTATTTTTGGggtaaatttaatcatttttaattggataatttaaatcttaaatttgtATTGTCtattttttggaattttaatCATTCTTAATTGGAATATGATCTGATAATACAAATTATTAGGATCAAGCGCTTACCACTAAGTCAAGCCAAAACAGTAACTTTATTTCTTTATACTTGTGGAAGCGTAGAGTACACCTACTTGGGGGTGCTAATGGGTCGGGCTATTAGGCCCATTATTCTGGGGAGGTGCGTGTCTATCTGCTagtgctgtctcatattcattAGAGATCACTCTTACCATTTCTCTATCGTAGGCCCTGTCCCCAACAGAGACAGTATTACTCGTTAAGATCTGGTGTCACTCTTTTACGGCCCACTTAGCCAATCAGATCAAGCGGCGCAATGTCAGCAGCTTGACGCATGAGAACTTCTCAGGAGATCACTCATCTTAGTACTATTATCACTCATGCACGCTTAACCCAACACAAAAATTTTAGTCTTATGTcagaaaatttattaaaattgtcaaaaacaaaattatcatACTAAACTGAAATGAgataatataaaatatcaaaatcgcAAAAAAATTAACATAAATAACTGAAAATACAATTTTCCCTACtaatatatatgtttttgttATGGTGAAAACCTAGCAAATGCAAGTGTTCATGTGCATTATTTACAAGGAGTCAAATGAATTTTCAAGTTGATATGATATTCATTCAATTGCACGCGAAAGTTGGATGATATTTAGAAACATTTCTGTTCTCTCGaaataaattgaaatcaatataactcttcaaaaatattcttttacttctttttttttataacaCGATGTTCTATTTGGATAAATACTTTAAAATCATTTCAGTATTTTATAagtgaaaaaatttaaaatatgtgtttggataaattttttgtaaaacatttttgattttttttttaaaaaagtgttTTCAATTATAGTTTTTATTAAACAATTGAGATgtattttttgatatttttataaatgaaggtaatgatgaaaatcaaaaaata from Primulina tabacum isolate GXHZ01 chromosome 3, ASM2559414v2, whole genome shotgun sequence encodes:
- the LOC142539189 gene encoding LOW QUALITY PROTEIN: protein CNGC15b-like (The sequence of the model RefSeq protein was modified relative to this genomic sequence to represent the inferred CDS: deleted 1 base in 1 codon), whose product is MAFSHSRSIRVHDDSELEMVSTSKGENVVKVRYNIHGTRTLDLNSKNCENEADRNRKSRVLSRVFSEDYERMKKKLLDPRGPTIHRWNKIFLVACLVSLFVDPLFFYLPVIKPESCIDIGFTLEVILTVIRSIADIFYTIQIFIRFRTSYVAPSSRVFGRGELVIDSSKIASRYFQGGFWLDLIAALPLPQILIWGVIPNLRGSTMMNTKNALRFIIIFQYIPRLCLVYPLSSQIVKATGVVTQAAWAGAAYNLILYILASHVIGACWYLLSIERLEDCWKQACRLEQSSCQFKFFDCKRVSDNERRYWFQSSNVTNKCDPNSNLYPFGIYADAITSHVASTEFFNKYFYCLWWGLKNLSSLGQSLSTSTNVGEICFAIVIATLGLVLFALLIGKMQTYLQSTTVRLEEWRIRRTDTEQWMHHRQLPKELRQSVRKYDQYKWVATRGVDEEALLTGLPLDLRRDIKRHLCYDLVRRVPLFDQMDERMLDAICERLKPALCTQGTCLVREGDPVNEMVFIIRGNLDSYTTNGGRTGFFNSCRIGPGDFCGEELLTWALDPRPSIILPSSTRTVKAISEVEAFALRAEDLKFVAAQFRRLHSKQLRHKFRFYSHQWRTWAACFVQAAWLRYKKRKSLAELRALEGRLPYDEETLNGGREETEVVVLGSGMAGYAARLAVSSRGIIHKHSESDSVPVNSLQKPAEPDFSAVDDE